The Candidatus Zixiibacteriota bacterium nucleotide sequence TTCGGACACGTCTTGAATCCGCTTGATACGGTCCCGGAGTTCCGCCGCGATCCGCCGCAGCATGAAATGATCGTAGCGATCGCTCCACAGCGTCAGCGCCAGCATCGGGACGTCGTCGATCGACCGCGGCTTGATCAGCGGCGGACTGGCGCCGGGCGGGATCAGGTCGAGGTTCGCGAACATCTTCTGGTTGAGCCGAACGATGCTCTGTTCTTCATCCTCACCCACGTAAAATCTGACGATCGCCAGCGCGGCGCCGGCCGTGGAGGTGGAGTAAACGTACTCGACGCCGGGAATTTCCCAGAGCAGCGCCTCCATGGGTTTGGTGACGCGCTCCTCGACTTCTTTCGCGCTGGCGCCGGGCATCTGCACGAAGACGTCGATCATCGGCACGACGATCTGCGGTTCCTCTTCGCGGGGAAGCAGCAGGATCGATCCCGCCCCGAGCAGGACCGACGTCAAGATGACGAGCGGCGTAAGCTTCGAATCGATAAAGGCGCGGGCGACTTTACCGGCTAATCCCAATTTTCGCCTCCTCAGAGCGAGCCTGGCGTGGAAGCTTGCTTCCTTCGTCGACGCGCTCGATGCCTTTCGTGACGACTCGCTCGCCCGCCTTGAGCCCGGAGAGAATCTCCACGCGGTCCCCGTAGCGCTCTCCCGTCGTGACCAGCCGGAAACGGACGATCCCTTCAGGGTTCGCGACGTAGATTCCGACGAGCTGTCCCCTCCGCAAAAGCGCCGCGGCAGGGACGCTCAAGACAGTGCGCTTTCCCAGAGAAAACCTCGCCTTTCCATAGAGTCCGGAGCGGATCGCGGGATGGGACGGAAGAGCGACTTTCACGGTGAAAGTGCGACTCCTTGGGTCCGCGGCGGGGACGATCTCGGCCACGTTTCCGGAAAGTTCCTGCTCGACGGCATCGAGCACAACCGGAACCGTCTTCCCGAGAGCCACATGCCCCATCCGTGACTCCCCGACTTGAAGCTCGAGGCGATAGTGACCGGCTTCTTCGAGCGTCAGAAGGGGGCTGCCGGGAGACGCCAGCATGCCCGCCTCGGCGGTTTTTGCCGTGACCAGAGCATCAAAGGGAGCGGCGATCGCCGTGTAGCTGAGCACGGCCCTGGCATAAGCGAGCCTGGCCTTCGCCTGCTCCTTCCTGGCCCTCAGGGATTGCAGATTTTCCTCCGCGCGTCCCGCCTCGGCATCCGCGATCGCGTATCTGGTCCTCACCTCGTCGTACTCCTGAGGAGCCACCGATCCTCTCGCGATCAGCGACTCGTACCGCTTGAAGGTGGCGTATGCCAGCTCTCGTTGCCCGCGGGCCGCAACCAGCCCCAATTCGGCGCCTTTCACGGCCCTTTCGATCTCGTCGAGCGCCGCCTCGGCACCCTGAAGCTCGGCCCGAAGATCCCGATTGTCGATCTCGACGACCGTTTTTCCCCTGGGTACCCGGTCGCCTTCCCTGACGGCGACCGCGACCACGGTCCCGACGATCTTGCTGGAAAGCGTCGCGGTTCTCCTCGACACGACCGTGCCGGTGGCCTCGAAAAAATCCTCCCCGAGCGTCGGTTGAACGACCTCGACCTCGACGCCTCGAAGGGCGTTGGCCTCGCCCCCGCCCCGGCCTACCGGCCTTTCCCGAGAGCAGGCGGTAAGCGCCAGAAAGAACGCGATCGCCAGCGGTTTCTTCGCATTCATGGCAGCGCCCCTGTGGCAAGATTCAGTCGCGCGCGAAAGATTTGGCTGTTGATCCGAGCCTGGAGGAGGTCCTGCTCCGCTCTTTTCAACGCCGCTTCTCCGTCCACGACGTCGACGCTTTTCGCCAACCCGACCTCGTAGCGGTCCTTGACGATCCTGAGGCTCTCCGCGGCCTGGTCCACGTTCTGGCTGGCCACGGCGACCTGCCGGCGCGACGAGCGGAGCCCCAGATAGGCCTCTTCGACCTCGACGGCGATCGCCTGAAGCAGATCGTCGCGGAGCAACCGGGCGCGTCCGGTCAGGGCTCTGGCTTCTCTCTCCTTCTCTTGCGTGGCGAAGCCATTAAACAGGTTCCACCTGGCCGTGATGAACACGGCGAAGCTCTCGCCGCTCGTGCTGAATTTCCGGGTGTTGCCCTCGAATTGGGTGACGAATCCCAGAGCGGGATAGTAATCCGCTCGGGCGGCGCGCATGCTTTCCGTCGCCTTCTCCACGTCCTTTTCCGCGGCCTTCAGATCGGGGCGAGAGGATCTCGCCACGGCAACGAGGCGGTGAAAGTCCTCCAGCGGGAGACGGTCCTCGTTCACGCGCTCGGTCAAGCGAAACTTTTCCGTCTCGATCCCCAGGACGTGTCTTAGCCGTGCGCGGCTGATCGCGACAAGGTTTTCGGCTTCCATCTTTTCTCTCTCCAGGCCGCCGACCAGAACCTCGGCGCGCAGGAAATCGGAGCGAACGGTGAGCCCCTTTTGGAAGAGATCTTCCGCTCGTCTTCGATGGGCGCGCGCGGACGCCAGCGCGCGCTCCACGACTTCAAGATTTCCATCGGCCAGGAGCGCCTGGTAGTAAGCCTCGGTGGCGCGAAAGACCACATCCTGCTGCGCCCGCCGTTTTATATCTTCCGAGGCTTCGGCGCTCAATTGGGCCTGCCGGAGATTTGCCGACAGCCTTCCCCCCGTGTAAAGGGGCTGCTCCAGGCGAATCTGGCTGCTGAGGTTGGTCAGCGGGGGAGGTTCGTTGAGGGATCCGATCGCGAAGTTCCTCTGCTTGAAGCTGGCTTGATCCAGGAGACCGGAAAATACCAGCGTCGGCTTGTCGCTGTAAGTAAATCCCTCGACGAGGTCCAGGCGAGGGAAGAAAGCCCCCCGCGCCTGACCGACGCCGCTGGCAGCAGCCTCCGACTGTCGCGCCACAGCCTGCAAGCGGCGGTTGTTCGTCAAAGCCAGCTGAACGGCCTCGGCCAACGTGAGAGGCGTCTGATCTTGAGCCAGCGCGGGCCAGCGGCACAGGAGCAGCGTCATGCAAAAGAAAACCCCGGCCATCCTCGGCGCCTGTTTCATGTTTCCTCCCTAATTTTCGCCGTTGGAAGATCCGCCTGCCGCCGGCGAATTCGACGCACCCTAGGCAAACAGGCGGTCCAGCAGGACCATCCACAGAAACCCCAAAACCGCGCCGACGGTCGCCTCGCGTCGATAGCCGCGGCTTTGACTCTCCGGAATCATTTCGCCGAACACAACGTACAGCATGGCGCCGGCCGCAAAGGCCAAACCAGACAGGAGCAGCGCCTGAGCTCCACTGACGAGCACGAGACTCGGGATTCCGACCAGAGGCTCCGTCAGACCGCTCAAGAGCGCGCTCCCGACGGCGCGCCCCCTGCCGTACCCTTCGCGAACGATGGTCAGGGCGACGGCCAAACCCTCGGGCATATTGTGCAGCCCGATTGCAATTGCCATGACTGTTCCCGCCGACTGGTTTTCTTGTCCGAAGCTCATGCCCACGGAGAGCCCCTCGGGAATGTTGTGGATGACCATGGCTAGAACGAGCAGCCAGACCCTGCGAAGGCGGGATGAGGTGCCATCGGCGCCCTGGGCCGGATGAAAGCGCTGGAACGCCAAACTGGCGAGGTCCAGGAAGGCGGCGCCGGCGAGAAAGCCCGGGCCCGCGGCCCATACGCTGCCCAGCCGCAACGAGGGAAGGAGCAGCCCGAAACTGGCGGCGGCGACCATGACCCCGGCGGCGAAACCGAGCATCGCATCGAGAGCTCGCTCGGGCTTCCCGGCCATGACCAGAGCCGGCAAGGCTCCCAGACCGGTGGCGAGGCCGGCGGTGAGACTGGCTACGGATCCGGCGACGATCGAGTCCATGCGCGAAGCAAAGCCGCGGCCGTTTCATTCGACGAACGTCAGGAGACCCATCACCGCGATCCCCGTCGTGATCAGGCCGGTCTGCAGGCCCAGCGCGCGAACGCTGCGGTCGTGCTGCAGCTCCGGAATCAAATCCGCCGCGGCCAGGTACACGAAGCCGCCGGCCGTGACGGGCAGCAAAGTCCTGGTGACGGCCTCGTGAGCCACGGTTCCTGCTCCCAGCGACACCCCCGCGCCGACGATCGCCACGCTCGCCGATGCCAGATTGAGCAGGACCGCCCTGCGCACGCTCAAGCCGCTGTGAACCAGGATTCCGAAATCGCCGAGCTCCTGCGGGATCTCGTGGAGCACGACCGCGATCGTGGTCGATATCCCGAGCGTCGGGCCGGCAAGATAGCTCGCGCCGATCACCAGCCCGTCGATGAAATTGTGGATCGCGTCGCCGAGAACGTTGATCGCCGCGAGCTCGGGCCGGCGAACCGTTTCGCCGGGATGGTGGTGCGCGTGGAGCACGCCGTGCGTGTGGCGAAGAAGCTTCTCGACGACGAAAAAGGCCATCATGCCGGCGAGAATCAAAAGCGAGGCTGCCAGCGATGCTCCAGCGGCTGCAAACGCTTCGAAAGTCCCCGGGATCAGGTGGATGAACGCGTCGCCCAGAAGCGCGCCGACGGCGAAGCTGACGAAAAAGGTGGCCAGGGCGCGCACGCGGGCTTCGTCCATCGACAGCGTCAGCACCCCGACAAGCGACACGAGACTGACCGCCAGAACGCTGGCGATCGTGAGCAGCACCGTCATCGACCCTCTACGATTTCGACAACTGCCGCCGGATGCGGTCGAGCACCTCGGCGAACGTCATCTGGTTCAGCAGGCGGCTGAACTGCGCCCGGTAATTGTTCACCAGGCTCACGTTCTCGATCACAACGTCGTAGACTTTCCAGTCTCCATCGGTTTTGTGGAGCCTGTAATTCACCGCGATCTCCTCGCCTTTGTCGGTGACGATCTTGGTGGCCACCTCGGCGAAACCCTGTTCCTCGGTCTCGCGGCCGTAGACGATCCTTTCGCCGTGATAGGACTCGATGTTCCGGATGTAAGAATCCTCGAGAAGCTGCGTGAAGAGCTTGACGAATTCCTGCCGCTCCGCCGGAGTGATGCGCCGCCAGGCGGCGCCGAGCGAGCGCCGCGCCATCTCGGGAAAGTCGAATCTGGGATAGATCGCCTCGCGCAGCTTTTGCCGGCGCTCCTCCCTCGCTGCGGGCCGGGCCAATTTCGGATCGTTGAGGATCCGCAGAACCCTGTCGGCGGTCGCGCGCACCTGATCGCCGGGGACCCCGGCGCGGAGATTTCCCGGAGTCACGGCGCAGGCGAGCACTACACCGAACAGAACGCGCGCGATCGAGATAAATCCTGCCGCCATTGCTTCAGTTCCCATCGAATCTTCGACTAACCAACCGCCGGCAGGCGGCCCCGCCCCGCACAACCACCCTACGATGTCTGCATGCCCCGGACCCCGTCAATATTTGGACAATACGGCGAGCAACCTCCGCGCGCCAGCCGGCGGCTGCACCTTGCCGGAAAGGATATCCCGCGCCGACACGGGTTTGCCGTAATACGCCGCGTTGAGCTCGTCGCGCGTGGTCAGGACCGTTCCCTCGAGAGAGACGCCGGCGAAAAGGCCCTGACTGCGGCTGTAGGTGTAAACGGCCGCCTGCAAGCCCACCGCGGCCTCCGCGGTGCGCCCGACGGGGCCGGCCGCCACGCTCAGAGCCCCGCCGAGAGTGAAACTGCCGCCTCGCGCGAACGCCTCCACGGCGGCCGGAGTGTTGAGCACGATGACCAGCTCGGAGATCTCGACGCCGGCCTGAAAGCCGGCTCCGATCCCTGCCGCGCCGATCGCCGAAGGGCCGCTCCAGCCGGTTTCGGTCCGCTGCACCACGATCCCGCTCCCCCCTCGAACGCTGCCTACGAATCCGGCCTTCGTGACGTTGAGGATCGCCAGTCCTCGTGCCGCGCGCATGACGGCGGGCGGAATTCCCGATTCCGGGATCGCCTCGAAGCGTTCGATGATGGCCGCCGCCTGGTCCACATCCGCCTGCATCGCGTTTTCGGGAGAAACCGTAGCGCACGCCGCGAACAACGCCGCAACGACGAGAAAAATGGTTGCTCTCATGCCGGCGCCTCCTCTTTTGTCGACCGGTTTCCCCTTTTGAAGCCTCGCCTTTCGAGCGACCGACCGAGCGGCGCTCACAACAGCTCGAGCCGCCAGATCGGGCTGCGGGCGTCCGGCGGCAGGCAGAGCACGGGCCGCGCGTTTTCGATGCGCTCGCCCGGCGGCTCGACTCCCAGGACGCGGCACAGGACGCGGAACACGCCCGAATGAGAGACGATCAGCGGAAGCCCTTCCGGCTCGACCCTGGCGAAACCGCGCAAGACCCGACTCGAAAACTCCTCCTCGGTCTCGCCTCCTGGAGGGGTGACCCCGGCGAGGCACAGGTCGCGCGGTCGGCCTTCGAGCGCGCCCCAGTTACGCTCCCCCAGCTCCGGAACGATGGTCACGGGCAGCTCCAGGGCTTCCGCGACGTACCGCGCGGTCTGGCGCGCGCGCTGCAGCGCGCTCGAGCAGATCGCCGTAATGCCGCGTCCCGCGAGCAACGCGGCCGCCTCGCGCGCCTGGACGTGCCCCAGCTCGGTCAGGGGGACGTCGCGCGAGCCGGCCACAATCCTGAGCACGTTCGCCTCGGTCTCCCCGTGGCGCAGAAAGTAAAAAGGCCGCGCGAAGAGCGGAACCCTCGGGACCTCCACCGTCATAGGCGCACCACGCCGGCCGCCGCGACTTCGGCCGGAGCAAAGGCGCGCGCGAGCTCGTCGAGAGCCTCGCGTTCGCAGAACGCCGGAACTACGGTGGCCGGCCCGGCCGACCGGACGAGGGCGACGTTGTCGGACAGGCGTGGGTGAACGTTCCAGCGCAGATATCGCGCCCGGCCGCTCTTGATCAGCCGTTCCGCCGGAGTGCCCGGCGGAACGTAGCCTGTAAAAACGATCGCCGGCCGTGCAGCACCTCCCCATTCCGCGACCCGGCGCGCGGCCTCTCCGGCCGTCGCGTCGGCGCGGCTCGCGAGCATCACTCCCTGCGTTCCGTCGATCGGCCCGGCGGTCGCCGCGATTCGGGCGATCTCCGTTTCAGTCCCAGGATGCAGCGACTCCCGGCCCTCTTCCGCCAGGCGCCGCAGCCCGGCGCGCACGGCTTCATCCACGCGCACGGCGCAACCCCGGCGCGCGAGGTAGAGAGCGATCTCGGGCCCCCGGCCGTCAGCCGGAACCGGCAGCAAAACGTCGCCCGCGGAAAAGACCGCATCGAAGCTCGCAAACTGTCTGGCAAGCGGCGTGTCGTCGGCTCCGTAGGAGGCGTCGAGGATGACCGTCCGCGCGGGCGGGGGAGCGTCGTAGCGGTAGAGAATCGACTCGCTCGAGTGGTCGCCCATGTAGAGAAGACCGCCGCCCACATGCAGACGAAGCCAGACGCCGCCCGGCGCGTGGCCCGAACGGCCCGTGTCGACCCGTATCCCGACGATGTCGGTCGAGCCTGCAAGCGGCAGGACGCGGGATTCGACGCCTGCCGGAAGGCCCCGGCAAACCCACTCGGTGGCGAAAACGGGAGGATTCCCGATCTTCGACATCAGGGACAGGCCGCCCGCGTGGTCCCGGTGGCCATGGCTCAGGACAAGAGCGTCGACCTCGCCGACGCCGCTTACGTCGGGCAGCAGTCCCGGCTGAGGCCCGTAGCCGAGATCGAGCAGCAGGCGAACGCTTCCGGCCTCCACGAGAAAGCAGGCCGGTCCCTTCCCGGCGACGCCCGAGATCGGGGTGAGCGCGGGTCCGGATGTCGCGGCACGAGCCGGTTGCATGTCGTCACCGGTGCTGTAGCAAAGCTTCCACGGGCAAAGACCGTGCCGGTCAAAAATACGCTTTCAACACGTACTGTTGCAGCATCCGATGGGTGTTGAAGAACGAGCCGTTGAGCGCGATCGCGTGCCGCATCACGTCGATGAAGCCGTTGCGGTTGCCGTAGAACAGCGGAACCACGACGTCCTGCAGCTTCTCGTAGAGCGCCGCCGCGTCGCGAGAGTGATTCTTCGCTTCGTCGCCCGCGGGCTTCGGTCCGATCGACCAGCCGGTCACGCCTTCGATGCATCCCTCGATCCACCACCCGTCGAGCACGCTGAGGCTGGGAACGCCGTTGAGCGCGGCCTTCATGCCGCTGGTTCCCGAGGCCTCGAGCGGCGGCTGAGGCGTGTTGAGCCAGACGTCGACTCCCGAGGTCAGCTTCTTCCCGAGCTCCAGGTCGTAGTTCTCCAGGTAGACCCCTTTGACCGAGCCCCGCAGCGACTGCAGGGCGCGAACGACGCGCTGGATCGATTCCTTGCCCGAGGCGTCATGCGGGTGCGCCTTGCCCGCGTAGACGATCTGCAACCTGCCGCCCGACGCGATCTCCTTCAGCCGCGCGAGATCCGAAACGAGAAGATCGGCGCGCTTGTACGCCGCCGCGCGGCGCGCGAAGCCGATCGTCAGCACGTCGACGTCCATCCCGGCGTTCGTCTGTCGGTTGATGTCCAGGATCAGCGACCGCTTCGCCCGCATGTGGGCGCGCCAGATGTCCTCGGCCGGAATGCTGAGCGCGTAGCGGAGGCTGAAATTGTCTTGCTGCCACCCCGGAATATACTGATCGAAGAGCCTGCGGAATGGCCCCGAAGTCCAGGTGGCGGCGTGCACGCCGTTGGTGATCGCGTCGATGTTGTACCCCGCGAACATCAGCCGCGAGATCTCGCCGTGGCGCTTGGCGACCCCGTTCACGTAGTGGCTCAGGTTCAGCGCGAGGTACGTCATGTTCAGGATCCCCTCGCAGCAGAAGACGTCCTTCATCTCGTGGACTTCCCGGCGCGCCAGGAGACGATCGACGAGATCGAGCGGAAACTGGTCGTGGCCCGCCGCGACCGGCGTATGGGTCGTGAAGATGCACTTTTTCCGGACCACCTCCACGTCGCGCGGCTCGATCTTCTCCCTGCCGGCCTTTCTCGCCTCCTCGTCCAGAAGCTCGAGCGCCAGCAAACCGGCGTGTCCTTCGTTCATGTGGAATCGGCTGATGGCGTCGTAGCCAATCGCCCGGAGCATTCTCACGCCGCCGATGCCGAGAATGATCTCCTGAGCCAGGCGATAGCGTTGATCGCCGCCGTAAAGGAAATGCGTCAGGGTCCGGTCCCACTCGGAGTTGTCCGGAAGGTCGGAGTCCAGGAAGTAGACCGGGACGATGAAGTTCCCGGCGCCGCGCAGCTCGTATTTCCACGCGCGGAGCTGCACGCTTCGACCTTCGATCACGACGGCGGTCCGGTGCGGGGTTTCGGCGAGAAAATCCTCGACCACCCAATCCACCGGCTCTTCCGTCTGCCATCCACTGGGATCCAGCCTCTGGTAGAAATACCCCTTGCGATGAAGGAGCGTCACGCCCACGAGGGGAACCTTCAGATCGGCCGCAGCCCGCAACGTGTCCCCCGCGAGCACGCCGAGCCCGCCGCTGTACGTGGGCATGGCCGCTTCCAGCCCGATCTCCATGGAAAAATAGGCGATCCACCTGTCGGATTCGACCGGCATACACCACCACCCGAGAGTTCGGTGCCGCTGCGTGACAGGATAACCCGCCGCCGGCGCAGCAGCGGCCGCCCTCTGCGCCGGCGAAAAAAGAATACACGATACCCGAACGGTTGACCATCCCGAAGGCCGTCGGCGCATTCGCGATTCGGGAGCGAATCGAGCCGTGAACATCGCGCCGGCTCACGGCTGAAGGCCCGCAAGCTGCGTCCAGCCGCCGCCGAGCGACTTGTACAGGGCGATGAGATTGGAGGCGACCCGCCCGCGGCTCTGGACCAGCTGGTCCTGGGACGCAAGCGACGTTCGCTCCGCGTCCAGCACCGTCTGGAAGTCGACCAGACCAGACGCGTACTGGTCGCGCGCCAGCTGCGCCGCGTGCCGGGCGGCCTGATCCGCCTCCGCGAGCGCCCGCTGCCGCTCCTGTTCTCCGGCATAGGCGACCAGGGCGTTCTCGACGTCTTCGAGCGCGGTAAGAACGGCGGCTTCGTACTGCTCCAATGCCTGCTGCTGGAGCGCGCTTTGGGCTTCGATCGCCCGACGGATCGCTCCGCCCTTGAAAATTGTCCAGACGAGGCTCCCGGCGAGGCTCGCCGCCCGGCTTCCGGCGGAGAACAGCCGATCGCCCGAGAGCGCTTCCAAACCGATGGATCCAGGCAGGGAGAGCCGGGGATAGAGATCGGCCGTGGCGACCCCGACGCGCGCGGTCTGCGCGGCGAGCTGCCGCTCCGCGCGGCGAACGTCCGGCCGGCGCCGTAGAGTCTCGGCGGGCACCCCGACCGCGATCTCGACGGGCGGTTGGGGTATCGGCTTTCGCGCCGACAACTCCGCGTCGAGCGCGCCCGGATGAACCCCGACCAGCACCGCGATCCGGTTCCTGGCCGCCTCGATGTCGGAGCGCAACCGCGGGAGCTGCGCGCGTGTGTTCTCGAGATTGGACCTCGCCTGTTCCACGTCGAGCCTGCTCACGAGGCCGGCCTCGAATCGCCATTCGGTGAGCTGCAGGGTTTCCGTCTGTGCTTCGACGTTTTCCTCCGCCACCTGGAGTTGGGCCTGGAGAGTGCGCGCCTCCACGTAGTTGACCGCGACCTCCGCGAGCACTGTCACGAGCACGTCGTGGTAATCCGCCACGCTCGCCTCGAGGTCCCCCTGCGCCGCCTCGACGGAACGGCGCACCCGGCCGAAGACGTCGATTTCCCACGTGGCGTCGAACCCGGTCTTGTACAGCTCGCGCGTTTCTCCCGCGCCGGTCTGCTCGCTGCCACGGCTGCGCGCGGCGGACGCGGTGAAGTTGACCTGTGGAAAGTATCCGGCCTCGGCGATGGCGCGCCGGGCCCGGGCCTCGCGCACGCGCGCCAGCGCGACCTTGAGGTTCCGGTTACCCGCCGCGGCCCGCTCGATCAGCGCCGACAGATCGGGATCGCCCAGCACGGTCCACCAGCGGGCGAGTCCATCCTCTGCCGGCGACGCCGCGCTCAGGCCGCCGCCGAGTTCGCGGCTCCATGCGGCCGGCAACCTCGTCTCGGGCTCGACGTAGTCGGGCCCGACCGTAAAGCAACCCCACAGCGCGAGCGCGACGGATAGAGCGCCCGAGAACCGCACGGCTGCGCGGGACACCTCGTACCGGCGACTCGCGCGTGTCGTCTCCAGGATGAACATGGTCCTTCCGCATTCATTCATGACGCAGCGCCTCGATCGGATCGAGCTGCGCGGCGCGGCGCGCCGGAACGTAGCCGAAGACGACCCCCACGCCTCCGGAAAAGAGCAGAGCGAGCACCATGATCCCGGGATTCAGCACCAGCGGAACTTCCAGCAGGCGCGCCAGGGCGGCGGACGCCGCGAGCGCGAGCAGCAGGCCGAACAGGCCGCCGAACGAGGCCAGCACCACCGACTCCACCAGAAACTGCGTCAGCACGTCGCGCTCGTAGGCGCCGATCGCCAGCCGGATCCCGATTTCGCGCGTCCGCTCCGTGACCGACACGAGCATGATGTTCATGATCCCGATGCCGCCCACCACCAGGCTGACTGCTGCGACGGCGCTCAGCAGCAGCGTGAGGATGCGGGTCGTACCGGTGAGCGTCTGCGCGATCTGGCGGGTATCCAGGACCGAGAAGTCGTTGATCTCGTTGGGAGCGAGATGCCGTCGCTCGCGCATCAACCGCTCGACGGCCGCCTTGACCCTGTCGATGGCGCCCTCCTCCCGCACGGAAAGCTGGATCGAAGAGATGTCGCGGTTGCCTGCGATACGCCGCTGAAAGGTCCGAAGCGGTATCACGACGAGATCGTCTTGATCCCTGCCCATCACGGACTGTCCTTTTGCCTCCAGCAGCCCGATGACCTCGCAAGAAACGTTCCTCAACCGCACCTTGCTGCCCAGCGGGTCCTGCGCGCCGAACAGCTCCCTGCTCACCGTGGCTCCGAGCACGCAGACGGCCTTGCCGGCGCGCAGCTCGGCCTCGCTGAACGTCCGCCCGCGCGCCAGGACCCAGTTCGCCGCGGCGAAGTAGTCGTTGGTCGTCCCCGTGACCGCGGTCGACCAGTTTTTGTTGCCGAAGACGGCCGTGACCGGCTTGGTCGCCGTGGGCGCCACGACTTTAAGATCCCCGATCTCCCGGGCGATCGCTTCGACGTCGCTCTCGCTGAACGGGGCCACGGTTACGCCTCGCCCGGGGCCCATCTGTCCCGGGAGCACGATCACCACGTTGCTCCCCAGGCTCGCGATCTGCTGAGAGACCTGCAGCGTGGCGCCGCTCCCGAGCGTCACCATCACGATGACCGACGCCACGCCGATGACGATTCCGAGGATGGTAAGGAACGAGCGCAGGGCGTTGCGGCGCAGCTCCCGCACGGCGAGCAAGAAGGCATTCCCGAGCATCACGCCGCCTCGTGCCGCTGGCCCTCGTCGGACTCCACGCGCCCGTCGACGAAGCGCACGACGCGCCGCGCGTACGCCGCGATGTCGCGCTCGTGGGTGACCAGAACGATCGTGATTCCGCGGTCGCGGTTGAGCGCGTCCAGCAGATCCATGATCTCGCGGCTCCGCGCGGTATCGAGGTTCCCCGTCGGCTCATCGGCGAACAGAACCCGCGGCGCCGTCACGATCGCGCGGGCGATCGCGACCCGTTGCTGCTGGCCGCCCGAAAGCTCGGAGGGAGTGTGGCTTTCCCACCCGCCCAGCCCCACCGCCTCCAGCGCCCGGCGGGCGAGCGCCCGGCGCTCCGCGACCGGATACCCGCGGTAGATCAGCGGCAGCTCGACGTTCTCCAGAGCCGAGGTGCGGTTGAGCAGGTTGTAGCCTTGAAAGACGAACCCGAGGAAATAGCGCCGCAGCCGCGCTCTCTGGACGCGGGAGAGGTCGCGTACCTCGACGCCCTCGAAGCGGTACGATCCCGATGTCGGGGTGTCCAGGCAGCCGAGAATGTTCAGGCAGGTCGATTTTCCCGAGCCGCTCGGCCCCATGACGGCGACGAACTCGCCCCGTTCGATGCGCAGGTCCACGCCGCGCAAGGCGTGCACCGCCGCCGTTCCCACGCCGTAGACTTTGGTTACCTTGCGCAGCAGGATCTGGGGTCCGCGAGCCGATTCTTCCGCAGGCGCTTCCATCACGAACCTGCCTTGATGACGTCGACGACGACCTGGGTTCCCGGCGCGATTTCGCCGCCGACAATTTCCGTCATCACCCCGTCGGTCGATCCCGTGGTTACCGGAACGGCAGCGAGCTCTCCGTCCCGCAGGACCCACAGCCGCTGCTGCCTGCTCTTCAGGTCGGCCGGCTCACGTCGGCGTTCCCGCGGAGGGCGGGGAAACAGCCGGCCAAGCAGGCTGCCGGCGGGAGCCGCTTCCTCTACCGGAGGCGGCGAAAAACGCAGCGCGGCATTCGGCGCCAGCAGGACATCGGCGAGCTTTTTCACGGTGATGTTCGCCGTGGCGGTCATACCGGGCCGGAGCGCGAGATCGGTGTTGTCGACCGAGAGCAGCGTCTTGTAGGTGACCACGCCCTGAACGGTCTCCGGGCCGTAGCGAACCTGCTTGACGACCGCCTTGAAGATCCGGCCCGGGTAACCGTCCACCGTAAAGAAGGCCTCCTGTCCGTCCCTGACGTGGGCCACGTCGGCCTCGTCGACGTCGACCT carries:
- a CDS encoding efflux RND transporter periplasmic adaptor subunit, whose translation is MNAKKPLAIAFFLALTACSRERPVGRGGGEANALRGVEVEVVQPTLGEDFFEATGTVVSRRTATLSSKIVGTVVAVAVREGDRVPRGKTVVEIDNRDLRAELQGAEAALDEIERAVKGAELGLVAARGQRELAYATFKRYESLIARGSVAPQEYDEVRTRYAIADAEAGRAEENLQSLRARKEQAKARLAYARAVLSYTAIAAPFDALVTAKTAEAGMLASPGSPLLTLEEAGHYRLELQVGESRMGHVALGKTVPVVLDAVEQELSGNVAEIVPAADPRSRTFTVKVALPSHPAIRSGLYGKARFSLGKRTVLSVPAAALLRRGQLVGIYVANPEGIVRFRLVTTGERYGDRVEILSGLKAGERVVTKGIERVDEGSKLPRQARSEEAKIGISR
- a CDS encoding TolC family protein: MKQAPRMAGVFFCMTLLLCRWPALAQDQTPLTLAEAVQLALTNNRRLQAVARQSEAAASGVGQARGAFFPRLDLVEGFTYSDKPTLVFSGLLDQASFKQRNFAIGSLNEPPPLTNLSSQIRLEQPLYTGGRLSANLRQAQLSAEASEDIKRRAQQDVVFRATEAYYQALLADGNLEVVERALASARAHRRRAEDLFQKGLTVRSDFLRAEVLVGGLEREKMEAENLVAISRARLRHVLGIETEKFRLTERVNEDRLPLEDFHRLVAVARSSRPDLKAAEKDVEKATESMRAARADYYPALGFVTQFEGNTRKFSTSGESFAVFITARWNLFNGFATQEKEREARALTGRARLLRDDLLQAIAVEVEEAYLGLRSSRRQVAVASQNVDQAAESLRIVKDRYEVGLAKSVDVVDGEAALKRAEQDLLQARINSQIFRARLNLATGALP
- a CDS encoding ZIP family metal transporter, which encodes MDSIVAGSVASLTAGLATGLGALPALVMAGKPERALDAMLGFAAGVMVAAASFGLLLPSLRLGSVWAAGPGFLAGAAFLDLASLAFQRFHPAQGADGTSSRLRRVWLLVLAMVIHNIPEGLSVGMSFGQENQSAGTVMAIAIGLHNMPEGLAVALTIVREGYGRGRAVGSALLSGLTEPLVGIPSLVLVSGAQALLLSGLAFAAGAMLYVVFGEMIPESQSRGYRREATVGAVLGFLWMVLLDRLFA
- a CDS encoding ZIP family metal transporter gives rise to the protein MTVLLTIASVLAVSLVSLVGVLTLSMDEARVRALATFFVSFAVGALLGDAFIHLIPGTFEAFAAAGASLAASLLILAGMMAFFVVEKLLRHTHGVLHAHHHPGETVRRPELAAINVLGDAIHNFIDGLVIGASYLAGPTLGISTTIAVVLHEIPQELGDFGILVHSGLSVRRAVLLNLASASVAIVGAGVSLGAGTVAHEAVTRTLLPVTAGGFVYLAAADLIPELQHDRSVRALGLQTGLITTGIAVMGLLTFVE
- a CDS encoding ABC transporter substrate-binding protein → MGTEAMAAGFISIARVLFGVVLACAVTPGNLRAGVPGDQVRATADRVLRILNDPKLARPAAREERRQKLREAIYPRFDFPEMARRSLGAAWRRITPAERQEFVKLFTQLLEDSYIRNIESYHGERIVYGRETEEQGFAEVATKIVTDKGEEIAVNYRLHKTDGDWKVYDVVIENVSLVNNYRAQFSRLLNQMTFAEVLDRIRRQLSKS
- a CDS encoding YSC84-related protein, which encodes MRATIFLVVAALFAACATVSPENAMQADVDQAAAIIERFEAIPESGIPPAVMRAARGLAILNVTKAGFVGSVRGGSGIVVQRTETGWSGPSAIGAAGIGAGFQAGVEISELVIVLNTPAAVEAFARGGSFTLGGALSVAAGPVGRTAEAAVGLQAAVYTYSRSQGLFAGVSLEGTVLTTRDELNAAYYGKPVSARDILSGKVQPPAGARRLLAVLSKY
- a CDS encoding histidine phosphatase family protein; its protein translation is MTVEVPRVPLFARPFYFLRHGETEANVLRIVAGSRDVPLTELGHVQAREAAALLAGRGITAICSSALQRARQTARYVAEALELPVTIVPELGERNWGALEGRPRDLCLAGVTPPGGETEEEFSSRVLRGFARVEPEGLPLIVSHSGVFRVLCRVLGVEPPGERIENARPVLCLPPDARSPIWRLELL